The region ACAAGGCAGTTAAGTATTTAACATCCAATCATGCTCTGTGGCATGTCTAGAAATGTTGGCCCAGATGATGCTGACACTGACAATGCTTATATCAGCAGTGAGAGAAGACTTCagtaaacaaatgaagaaactgAGGCCACAGGCAGACCTTTCATGACTGTAGTGCTTCTGCAGTTGTGAAATATGTATGCAAAACATTGGAGAGCAGGTTTTCCAACGTAAGTGTACTTAACTACAAATGGGGATTTTTTGGTAAGGGTCAGATAGTGAATAAATCCCTCAATTCAGTAGATGTTGGGGTTTGCTTTGATTTGTCACCTGTTTTTGCTTCTTGTACCTTTAACCACATCAGTTTGACAAAACCTTTATCAACGCTTCGAAAGCAGCTCAGATGAGGAAACGGGCATGCTCTGGAAGAGACTCTATCAAAGTCTAGGAGGACAAGGCAAGGGCACAGCAAGCCCAGGGGGAGGCGTGTTGGGCGACGCAGAGCCTCAGCTACAGGTTATCTGTTTAAATTGTTGATGTATACATGACGTTTTGATGCAGGATATAGCACTgcatgttgtttctgtgtttctacagaggagaaaagaaacatccTGCAGGAAAGTGCCCGTATTGCAAGGGGTGACGTGGCTGATATGGCCAAGTTGGATGTTTCAGCATTTGATGCTGTCATCATCCCCGGTGAGAACGCATTGTTAAGTAAACTATTTTTGAATAAGttatactttatttttcaccttttgtgtTCTTAATATGTTGTGTGTTCTCTATTTCAGGTGGTTTTGGTGTGGCTAAGAACCTGAGTGACTGGGCAGTGAAAAATAAGGACTGCACCGTCCTGCCTCAGCTGGAGAAGATCATCAAGGCTTTCCACAAGGCTGGAAAGCCGCTGGGCATGTGCTGCATCTCCCCCATCCTTGCTGTCAAACTGCTGCCTGGCTGTGAGGTTACTGTGGGACAGGACGAAGAGTGCGAAAAGTGAGAGAAATGCTTTGTAGTCACCAGATATTTATGgatatatacatacaaaaaatcaagtataataacaataataatgctgCGTTTTTTCCCTCTGATGTTTTTATAGGTTCCCGTACGCTAAGACAGCAGGTGTGCTGAAGGAGATGGGCTGCAAACATGTGAACAAGGATGTGGGAGAGGCTCATGTGGatgtcaaaaacaaactggtCACCACCTGTGCCTTCATGTGTAATGCCTCCTTTCATCAGATTTTTGATGGAATTGGTGTCTTAGTTAAAGAGACTCTGATACTGGCTTAAAAAGCCTAACTGCATGGAGGAGGTTTGTATTTAATGACCTCAAAACCAAATTTCTCTGATTCTATCTTAGATGTACTAAATACAAATTTGTGGTATCATGTAAATTTAGGTGATACTCACCTTCACTGAGCATTCCACTGATGTAAAACTGCCAATGTCATTGTTTAATAAAAGTCAGTGAACAAATGTACTGCACTATActctggtttgttgttttgtttgtttgtttgtttgttttggttttacaaGAACTAAAATTGAACCAAAATAAACTCTAATACAAACATGGTAGAAATGGCTTGTCACatgacatgtttttctgtttggacCTAATATGAAAAGCTTATTCTGCTGGCAGATTTCTAAAGTGGCTGATATATCCATGTATGCCAGGAGTGCCTTTGTGCAGAGAGGCAAGACAAATTGGAAACCAAAGCAGCATGTAACCAAATTTTGCATTAAGtggtttacatttaaaacatcaaTGATCATAGGTCTTTAGATTGTAGGCTCAACTCTGCACTGCGCTAACACATATGCACTTGCTCCTTTGTTAGTTATagtctttgattttatttcttttgtttcttaaaGTTATAACATTTATTGATTGGTGATTTTGATATCTATGTTTGCAAGGGagaattattttgtttaatatgatatcaaataaatttaaatattaaaacattagAAACCCTCTTTTGATGAAATCACACCAGCTGCAATATCCAACAAAATGTGGATATCATTATTCAAATCTGAGTAATAATATGTtggagagacagactgaggtCTTTACAGAGAAAGTGGGGTCATCTCTTGGGACCAACCCCAAGTATAGCTGAGGATCACCAGCATTGCAGTGATATCAAAAATCATGCAATAATTAGAAAGTCAGGCTGAGTTCTTTGCAAAGATGGGTCCCAGTACCACTCCAGATTTCTCTTGGaaggaaataagaaaacaacatttctgtttgcCAAAATGCACTGACAGCGGGTAGGAATCAAACCAAGAAAGGTTTTTCCCAATATACAGCTAGGAGGATGTTGTGGTTCACTGTCTTACAGGTTGTATTTATAATAGGGTgaccatattttgatttccaaaaaagaggacactcTCCCCAACCATGAGCTAGCCTACTTAAATTATATTCACAGTTTACTCAAAGATTccttataattttaatatatttaaagttgATATGTATGGAtagaatattttgttatattacaaaataatatctcTCCAAGACAGAAATTCAGATAGGCTTCTCAGAGATTCTGAACATTCTTTATTATGCCTCAATTATTGtagtatacatatatatgtatatatatatatatatggggaGAGAGACTATTTCTCAGTTTTTAAGATTCAGGAACGGTACCTGCAGGTGTTTGTTGAGTTTGAGGCAGTCCTTTTAACTGTTCCCTGGAATGCAGTTTTCAGTCACGTGACTCGCGCTGACAcctggagggcaaaaaaaaaaccggGTCAAGATGGCGGCTAACGCTGGAAATGCCAGAGAACAACGACACAAACCCGTCAATTTCCATACAGTTTCAAGACACAAATATTTAGATCATGTctctaaaaaggaaaacacaagatATGAGATTAAACTTTACGGTTTGGGCACTTGCGACCCATACACGGTACCCGCCGCCGTATTTCAGTCCCTGCTGGCGATGTTTCCATGTATCTGGTGGAGAATCCCTCCTCTTACACTGCCGCCAGGATGAGAGCAAAAGTACGGACAGCTGTACGGATTTTCAGTCTGGATGGGTCAACAGTGATGGAAAAGAAACTCTCCACTGTCAAAGCAAAGGTGagtgctaacgttagctaacgttagctaatGTTTTGGTCAGGTTGACACGGTCCCTTATAACGTGAATCTGATCCAAACGCTCTCCCTCCCTAATGTCAGGTAAACCATTCCTACAGTTGACAGCTTGGATTGGTGAGATTTGGCCACTGCACCTGCATGGCAGGTTCCGGGGAAATGGGATTCTGTAAAAGCACAACCAAGGCTTGTCTCCTTGTCGATTTGTGCAGCCAATTGCACAGCAACTATCCGGCGTTTTGGTCAAAGTTTAGCCAaaactagttaaaaaaaaaaaaaaaaaaaaaaagtagctgcCTGCAGGACAGGCAGAGGAAGTAGTGTGTTTTGCCCTCCAGGGGGGCGTTCCCTCAATGGTGTGACGTCACTTGAAAACTGAATTGTATCGGTTAGGATTCTCAGTTTATAAAAACTGCGTCTTTTGCCTCAATGTTCATCATCTGTCATGaaatttttaatgtaaaaaaaccTTTGGATGAAGtcaaatttgaatgaattataTGTCTTCACTATGTGTTGAACATAGAAACATATAGAAAtaatttgctttaaaatgtggaAGATGGTGCAGGAAGAACACATCTGGCAATATTTTACTTGTCAGAGAAACGCTTGAATGTTCCACAGACCAACATTGTGACAAGAAATTTTCTGGGTCAGGCAGGATCCTctcaggaagagaaagatggtCAGGATCAACAGGTTACACAAGTTAGATACTTTAAGTTATAACCTGTTGAGCTGCAGGAAGCAATGTGTACCCATGGTTGTCTCACCTGTATGCAGTATTCATGTTCTTTTGTGGAATATAAGAACAACTGTGTTTGTCTCACCTGTATGGAGTTCGCACATGTGGGAACATAATGGGTCAGAAACCCATAGTGTCTCCTCTGGGACGTGTTAGTATCACTGGCATGGACCAGGAATCCATCATGGaccatgaaaagaaaagaaaaagtcattcATATTGTTTTATGCTCAATGTGTGTAATTGTATGTGCATATTGGTATTTCTGCTCTTTAGCAAACAGATGGACTCACAAACATCCCCCCAGCCAGCAGAGGCCACAGTACAGCTTCATCAGCCTGCATCCACTCGTCTGGGATTTCTGTAAGATCTATTTTCCCAGTTATGATCAAATGGTCATCACTGTAATAATTATTCTTTTTGCTAAtgattactgttattattaaaCCACTAACAATAATGAATatagccctgtgatggactggtgacctgtccagtgtgacccCATAGTGTGTTTAATATTCTggtaataatcataataataacaaggaaaaaagaagaagaagaagaggaggaggatgacgagGAGAAAGAATTTACAATCACAGTTAGAAAGTCATAACattgaaatgttaatgaaaaatTATATGAAGACTAGCATTATTCATTGATATGTATTATTGCAGTTGTTCCATTCTCACACGTTTTTCTGTAGAACTTGGGTGTGTCAATGCAATTGCATACTGTCTATACCTCTCATAGCTGCAGGCAAAAAACCAAGTCATACTCAACTTGTCATACTTGATTCAACATCAAGTCTGATGGTAAGATTAAGATTTTCACCAGAAAAATGCATTCTAAGCAGAAACTTTCATATACACATTTTGGCAGCCATGAGAGTATACGGGTGTTTAGATCATGTGGTGGTAGAAAGGGAGGCCGGCTTGGGAGCAGAAAGCAGCTGACCAAGTCGAGGAGATGGCGCAGACCTGAGGGAGGTAATGCTTGGCAGGTGATCTTATGGGTTACATTTCTCGCTTACATTTCCTATTAAACACTTTGGAGTATGATTCATGTcagaagaaacattcacaggaaCACATAGTGATTGCCTGGAGTCTGTTCAGTGAGCAGCATGTAAAATATGAAGAACCCTACAGGCCTAAACACATCGTAACAGCTATACATCCACGCACACAATTATTATTAAGATGACAATCACAGAAGAACTCTGGgtgtgtgttcatctgaaaAATTACGTATCCTACTAGTGGGAATTTGATGACTTATCcattgacacatacacactaaaaaCCAAATGATATATTTCCATTTGCTTTTGGCTTACAGCTAAATATGGGATTAGTAACACACAAAACCATATGCTTAACTAAAATGTTTTGTCCATGGcgattattttcaaaatttgaCATTACAAAATTATGAAAGTATTTGGGCTCCAAACAATATTAATGTTCTCTGCTACTTTTGTATATCCCATAGATCTTATACAAAGGTTGATCTACAGAGAGACCACAGTGTTCATCACTGGCCTCAGTTTATTTAATGACAGTTTATATCATGTTTTTATACAATAATCATAAGACACCAAAGTAGAATAATCTTTGCCCACTTCAGGCCATTACAAATAAGTTGGACCTCACAGTAAGCttttatcaaattattattttcatgtggATGATGACAGCAATTTATCTCCTTGGTTGTGAAAttatcagctgtgtgttgtgaaGGTGAGGAATGTATTGAGAGCCACGTTTGCGAAACTGTTGAatcatgcaaaaacaaaataaagcaattcAACCACAACCAGGGGGAGCCAGATGCTCAGAggtccagggtgagctggagAACACTGAGTCAGTCTGGTTTTTATGTTCTTCCTCACAGATGCACAGTCACTGCTTTAAGGGCAGATGGAGCCCAGAAGGTGTGATAGGGCCTTCGCACCCACagagaagtaaaataaataaagttttataaTGTATACAATATATGTTTGCATTTATTGTATTGAAACGAGTTTTCTGACTGAACTACATATTAGCAGATATTCTACTTGCTGGGAAAACTAGCACAGCTGAGGCAGGCAAAAATAACTTAAGCTGTCCAATTAAGTCATTTACATTCAATTTGATCACATTATTCATCTTGGGTAAAAGCTACTGATAGATTCCCGCAGGAGTCCAAAGTACTGTAGTGCACTGGGTTGGGTTGCAAGAACATTGAGGTTCAGAGCAAATATGTGAAGATCTTCGTTCATACAGGTTAAATGAATATCACATGGAAATCTCAGCTGCAGTGGTTGACCAtcagttgtgtttatttatgcatACTTAGGCTATTGTTTGATATagtaaaaagaacaacagaaagaaaatcctCAGGAGTACAAAGGTAaggcatgttctccccgtgcctgtgtgggtttccttccaccatccaaagacatcatgtttgggttaactgctgactctaaactgtgcgtaggtctgagtgtgagtgtgagtggttgttgctctatctgtctctgtgcgttggctctgtgatggactggtgacctgtcgagggtgaccccaccctcacccagtgtgagctgagattagctccagcatcccctgagACCtggaaattgaaaaaataattgatATGACAGATTGTTGAAATGGCGCATTAACACTGAAACTACTGGAAGGATTTTCCTGCACTGAAAACTGCTTCTTTTATCTTTGTGTTCCGGtaaatgaggaggaaagagcCTTTGCAGCTGAGATGTTCTGCTGTAACATAACCACTTCTTTTGTATTATGGCACAgtcaataaaaaggaaaatggggATTCAGCTATGCTCTCCACCCACTGCCGCACTCCCACAATACAAAAGGGATGCAAGCTACTCTACTGCCATTGTATATCCATTTTCTCAGTGGTATCAGATGTTTAAGACAAGAACCTTAAGATAAGATGTGACTTACACACAGAGTTTCCATGCCTGGAAAATTCCCTCATTTACCGTCAGGAAATAGAAAATGGAGATAACAAATTCAAATGACTGGCCAAAATGGGGTATGTGCCAAATGTGCTGAAAAAAGGGCCCAggttctttgttctttgtttacaAAATCTGGCCTTATACATTATGCTTTGATTTTTGAGGTATGAATGAGGTTAACTGTTTCCAcagctcttatttcatttcaaaaacggatgtttatttttgtttgtaatccAAATACACTCAGCAGTGCAGGGCAATGATGTATTAACTTTTCATACTCAAATTTTTGCAAATTTGCCTACTTATTTCAACTGAAGGACAAAAAATAGACATCCACGAAATGATTCAGTCTCAGTGAGtaaccattttttttctaatgtggTTCACCATTTGTTGATTTCTTGACAGTAACATTGAACACTTAAAAGACGATATAGGAGGGGCTTTTTTTTATAAGCCAGAAAGAATGATTAAAACGTGCTCAAAACATTCTTCTCTGTGTGATACAAAGAAAGCACTCAGTAGATTTATGAAAACAAGAACACTGCACAACATGACACTTaagtgataaaatgttttaatgtgaaacaacaATGTTGACATTCAAAGGTTTACCCTGACGACAGGTTATAAAGCAAAGTAATCTATATACAAGGTTATTTGCGACTATGCAAGCTTTCCATCATTACCCTTTTGTGAAGTAAATAGATTTTATAGCCCACAATATCCTTTTCTTCATAGAATAAAACAATACACTAAAATAATTTTGCAATATACATTAGATATATATGTTCTGAACTGGCTCAATAGATGTTTTGATCACATACAACACTATTAAATGAGACCAGtgtaagaaaaaataagtgCTTTGAAATGGCCTGCAGCTGCCTCATTTACAACACATTTAGTAAATGTAAAAGGTGTTTTAATTTGGATGTTCTTCAGCATGGAGCACAAATGTGTCATGCAGATTGTTCATTGTAGCTCTGACAGAAGAGAGGAGCAATTTTCAATTCTGTCCAACTGGTCCACCACATCGATCACCCTGTCAATCTTTTCTGAAGAAAGCACCATCCCGGCATTGTTTCTGAACTTCTTCCTCAGGCTGTCATCAGTCAGTGGGTTGCGCCAGTGACCGTAGAAGGTATCGCAGCGTCCTCTCAGAATGTCTCCTCCAAGAAGTGTCACTTGGACTTCGCCATACATACGGTTGAAATTGGCTGGGTTGTCATCAGGATGCTCCACGTGAACACGGCTCAGTAGAGCCAGCAGCTCCGGGCGGCTCATGGCAGCAGGTGTGAAGGACTGCACCGTCACCTCACCATCCAACAGAGCACTGCAAGCATTGAATTGGAAGGAGTGGCGGGCCTCATGCTCGGACTCAGGGAAAGGCCTGTTAATGTACTTTGATTTGGGGACTCTGAGCTGGATGTCCTGAATTTGAGCTGGGGAAAATGTGCTGTGGCCAAAGCCCACAAGGTGCTTATGGACTGAGGCTGCAGCATCTGCCACCCAGTGCATCCCCAGATGGGCAGGGAAACGCTTGAAAGCCATGTCCTGCTCCTCCAGCAGGAACATGTGCCCGTCATCACTCGGTGACCCTAAAGGCCGTGACACATAATCTTCATAAAAAGCATTGAAGCCGGCCACTCCTGGGACAGTGTCTAGGACCTGAGGACTTGCCTTGAGGCCTCGTGAGGCCAGCAAAGCAGCCTCCAGCCCGAAGCGTGCAGCATTGGCAATATGGAGCGGTTTAGATTGAGTGGCAGCATTAGCCATTGGAGCtccagacagagaggcagcaaTAGCTAAGGCATGACTGCACTGGGAGTGATCCAAGGACAAGAGGCGAGCACAGGCAGCTGCACTTCCCATTGTCCCGACTACAGTGGGAGGGTGAAACCtggtgacagaaagaaaggagccTTTGGTAAGTTTATTAGGAACAATTCAGCTTTGTGCCTAAAGGAGCTGTGAGCTCCTTTAGACTCCTCGAGAGTCGAGGGGTCTATTAGGACAAACAGCTTCTCTTTTGCCTGACTCTCCTCTCCACATGCTGAGAATGCATATTTTAGGGACATgaaatgatgtgatttttgtcatttcagtgcTTGTTTAGTAAGCAAATAATGTGGCTGGTCATTTGACTTGAGGGGAGCGCTTAACAAACGAAGTCCTGTGCGATTCTCCTCCACATGGCTAATTGTGGAACTGCGACCCACAGAGGCTCTGCTGTGCCACTAACGTCTTCACAGCTCATTGACCAGACTAAGGGACTGAACAGTATACTGCACCAGCCTCCTTGTCAACAACACCACAGATGTCAGCAGAGTATATGAATGTCTGAATCAGTGGAACGTAGATAAAAAATCCTCAACTTGGATCGCTTCAGGTAAGTAAAACACATGCTGCTATGAATTTGGATGTCTATTTTCAATGGGACCTTTTCTCTCACCTCTTGGGGATGTTGTGGGCCTCATTAGAGAACCTCATCAGACGTCCCTGGATCTCGATGCCGACATTGAAAGCAAGCAGGAAGTCCAAGCCACTGGGTTTTCTGTTAGTGGGCATCATGTCACCGAGTGCTAACACAGCAGGAAGGACTGCTCCTGAGGGATGAGTGGCAGGGTGCCATGTATCATCAAAGTCCATGGAGTGAGTCTGAAGGAAGAAGATTTTAATAATCAAATGCTTGTACATAAAAGTTTCTTTGATAATACATTTCTTGGTCAACATTCACTCCCTAACTGCTCTCCATGGACAGTGTGTTTTATAATTAGAAAATCTCCTGTAATGCTGTGACATGCTTCAACCATCAGAAACAAATGCAGGATGCAAAATTGAGCAATGCATTCGGGTGGAGTTTTTAGGAACACTGGCCAAAGCTATGTTTGCAGACATAATGAtggaaattgaatttgaaaGGTATATTTAGGATTGTCATAATTCTGTCCTCTGACCAGCTGCCCAGATTGCACCATAGCtgagtacaaaaacaaaacaaaaagccaaagttGAGTTGCAGTAGTGTGTCTGAAATGTTCCTGTTTAATCAACAGGAAAATTTCAGCCACACTACTGCAACTCTAGCAACTGTTCCAGTTATTTATACTCACTGCCACTCCATTAACAAAAGCTGCCAGTGTTGGGGAAAGTTTGGCATTCTTACGTCCGTATACAGAGCTGATGTCATCAGCTGCATACATGTCCTGAGGGGAAAAGACAGGGACAGGTAAACATGCCAAGTTGTCACTGGGGTATTTTTAATACTGTACTTTACAGCCATCACACAGACGAGGACATTATATGATCTttatcaaagtaaataaatcttATTTCACAGCATTTGTTCTGACTAAGGAAGTTTGGTTTTATAAGATTAACATTTGATTTATCTGTGTTATTGCCTCATAACAGATAAAAGCTAC is a window of Echeneis naucrates chromosome 10, fEcheNa1.1, whole genome shotgun sequence DNA encoding:
- the LOC115050225 gene encoding glutamine amidotransferase-like class 1 domain-containing protein 3A, mitochondrial isoform X2, whose product is MLWKRLYQSLGGQEEKRNILQESARIARGDVADMAKLDVSAFDAVIIPGGFGVAKNLSDWAVKNKDCTVLPQLEKIIKAFHKAGKPLGMCCISPILAVKLLPGCEVTVGQDEECEKFPYAKTAGVLKEMGCKHVNKDVGEAHVDVKNKLVTTCAFMCNASFHQIFDGIGVLVKETLILA
- the LOC115049829 gene encoding cis-aconitate decarboxylase-like, encoding MMSTLQRTIRPMWAVSLMHKSAVDVLKRPVPEETVTGSFGKFISEIKPQQLSSVVLHRSKRMVLDSIGVGLIGSTTDVFELALQHCQDMYAADDISSVYGRKNAKLSPTLAAFVNGVATHSMDFDDTWHPATHPSGAVLPAVLALGDMMPTNRKPSGLDFLLAFNVGIEIQGRLMRFSNEAHNIPKRFHPPTVVGTMGSAAACARLLSLDHSQCSHALAIAASLSGAPMANAATQSKPLHIANAARFGLEAALLASRGLKASPQVLDTVPGVAGFNAFYEDYVSRPLGSPSDDGHMFLLEEQDMAFKRFPAHLGMHWVADAAASVHKHLVGFGHSTFSPAQIQDIQLRVPKSKYINRPFPESEHEARHSFQFNACSALLDGEVTVQSFTPAAMSRPELLALLSRVHVEHPDDNPANFNRMYGEVQVTLLGGDILRGRCDTFYGHWRNPLTDDSLRKKFRNNAGMVLSSEKIDRVIDVVDQLDRIENCSSLLSELQ
- the LOC115050225 gene encoding glutamine amidotransferase-like class 1 domain-containing protein 3A, mitochondrial isoform X1; amino-acid sequence: MYAKHWRAGFPTSDEETGMLWKRLYQSLGGQEEKRNILQESARIARGDVADMAKLDVSAFDAVIIPGGFGVAKNLSDWAVKNKDCTVLPQLEKIIKAFHKAGKPLGMCCISPILAVKLLPGCEVTVGQDEECEKFPYAKTAGVLKEMGCKHVNKDVGEAHVDVKNKLVTTCAFMCNASFHQIFDGIGVLVKETLILA